From the Fusarium oxysporum Fo47 chromosome X, complete sequence genome, the window TTCGCTGAATCGTAGTCGAATGATGCACGCAAGAGTATTCCCCATGGGGAATCACAAATAAACAACATGCGGGGACCCTTTGGAAATTTGTATGGCAAAACATCGGGAGACTTGAAACCCCGGATATATCGATGGGGAACCACAAACGGGCCGTTAAGGTTCTTGTGATCGGACCGTAATTGGCAGCTCGACCACTAGTGATGGAACCATGGACCTGGAATTGGCCGAGGGGACTTGGCCGATACTACCCTCATCATGATTATAGCCAGTCATGATCGTAAATCCCGTCGGAGTTCACGACTCGTGGGTAAAGTGAATGTCGTCTATTCTGCAGGTCAAGATGGTACAGCCAATAAGTGATGTGTATTTCTCCCCAAATTCTCGCCTGCAATGTAACGCTGGCTGAACTATTCTAAGAGTACTGAACCTCGATGCTGAACTGGTCATTTTTGTCATCAATCAACGTGACCTTAACTCCCCAATCCGAGGCCTCAAACGACTTCTTCCCATTCATCGACAAAGTCCCGTCGTTCAATGGTTCCGCGCCATTGTCATCCCCGCAGCCGTTCGATCCGGGCGTTTCATCCAAGACCTTGATCGAACCCTCCGACGTGGCTAGCGTTGTATCAACGGTGTACAGAAGAACTCCCGGTGCGCAAATGTTTCCATCAACGCCTTTCGCAACACGAGCCTCAACAACCAAAGCAGAAGTGTCGCTCTGAGCAACGACAACAGCCTTGACACCgccctcaacttcaacggGAGTCAACGTATGCTTTGTCGTGCCACGTTCAAGAACGCAGTCAATGGCCTCATCGGCCAACCATCCAAGTCTCCATTTATCCCAAGCAAAGAAATCAGGCGCTACTCCTCCCACATTTCCCATGATACTCCATCCTCCAGTGTAGTAGCCAGTCAGCAGGTCCGGCGTATTAGGGTAGTAGTCGGGCAAACACATCGAGTGTCCTGTCTCGTGATTGACCGCCTTATAGCCCCACGAGATGTAGGGATCGGCGCCGAAAGTGACAGCTCTTCTGGAGACGAGTTTCCCATTCCGTGTAGAGACGCTGAAGCTGGATCCGAGTGATCGGGTCATCTTGTCATTGTTGCGTGTTGTCGCGATGTAAAGAATGTCTGTCTCGGCTGGTGGTGCTCTCGCGCCGTTGCTTGTATATGCGTCAAGAGCATCTTGGATATAAGATAGATGCTGTTCAGCACTGAAGCCTTCTTCCCATCTATAAGATGCTGCAGATTTGGGCATGCGGTAGAACTTGGAGGTATCGGCTGTGATATTGAGTTCAAGCTGGCCGTAGCTGGCTGTCTGGTACCATTTTGCTGCTCCTGGTACAAGAAGATCACGAAGGTCTTTGACGGATTCAGAAGCTGGTGATTGAGCGTCGGAAAAATCGACAAAGATCATGTAACCCTGGATCGTACCCGTTCCAGAAATACAGTCGTCCTGAAACCCATGTCCAACACTAAAGTGGGCATCGGTTCTTGGCAGTTTGCATGTCGTTGCAGCTGCCATCACCGAGGGCAATAATGCCGAAAGCAAAGATATCTTGAACAGCATTTCGTAAATAGCTGAGTATGGAGAGTTCCCACGGCATTTTGGACATCTATCCCAGTTTATATGCCAGATGTTTATTTAGTTTACTGGGTATGTGAAAGCTTGGGCCGGCAGATGGTGCGTTATGCTCCTAGCATGTTTTGTTTATATGGGAAACACGAGCGTTAAATGATAAGGATGGCGATGCGAAACAAGACCTTGAGTAAGCTCCTGTTTCAGATTGTTCGATAGCTATGTTGACAGATTTTGATGCCATATCTCCAGCGTATTGCAATCGAGATGTTATTTTTGCTGTGTTGTTTTGATCTATTCTGCCGAGATATCAATATGGCTTACATTAACTTAGACTTCTCAGAAAGGTGCCGTGGAAATGCCTATcaaagaaaaggaagcaACATAGATCACACTTCCTATATAGCATATCATAGGTGAGATTGACGTTAGTAATGTTAGACACTTGAGCAGCTTCACTATTTTAGTACCCCTCTCATTCGATGCCGAGACGCATCTGTGGTTCTGCCGTGAGAGACCGCCCAATGCAGGCTGAGCTGAGGCATTTCGCATTCTCTGCAAACGTCGACAGGTGTAATAAGTGATCTCTGTTGCTACTTGTGGGACGGACAGCTTGAGTTCAGATGAAGCGTCTGCACACCAGGACAAAGCATAGCGCTCAAGGGTCGAACCCGGTACCCGAAGCTTCGGGAGCTAGTCAATTAGTTCCCAGCGGGGCCTCAGCAGGACAACCGAAACCCGTTGTTGAAACACCACTGCTTGGGCTAATTCAGCTATGGCCTGATCCAGACCTCGAGAGTGCCTCGCATATCCAGACAGAAGTAGAGTAGGCAGTCGGGTCCACTTTTCTCATGCGCTGCTAACTCAATTGCCTCGCCAAGTGTTGTTGCAATTCACGGGCTCGGAGGCCATGCCTGCAAGACTTGGAGAGACGGGGAAAAGCTGTGGCTTAGGGACTTTCTCCCTCACGATGTTCCAAATGCTCGAGTTTTGACCTTTGGGTATAATGCTGCTGTCGCTTTTACGCAGTCCAAGTCTAACATTAGGGACTTTGCAACTTCGCTTCTCGAGGGAATCCGCAACTTTCGGCgcaagaacaaagaagcaGACGTATGTATCCTGAGCATCCTGGTTCCTCAAGAATCGTCAGTTTTGGTCCAGGCTAATGATTTGAGCAGCGAAAAATGATCTTCGTATGTCATAGTCTTGGAGGCATCGTGTTCAAACAGGTTAGGACGACGGATGATCGATTCGGAGCGAATGAGAGCTGATTTTGTCATTCAGGCGCTTGTAATTGCGCACGAAAAAGAAACTCGTTATGGTTCGATTGAGGAAGCAGTGGCGGGTGTCATCTTCCTCGGAACACCTCATCGAGGGGCCGATATTGCATACTGGTCCAAGTTATTAGCTAAGTTTGCCAACGTTTTGACTGCTGGTAAGATGCGCGAGGATCTACTGAAAGCTCTTGCCCCAAAGTCCACTGAACTCGGGACCATCTGCTCCCAATTTGTCGAGCGAGGCATGAGGCTTCAGATCTTCAGTCTTTATGAGAGGCATGAAACTTCTGGCTTAGGTTCTCTGGTAGGTTGACTGGTAGTCTTTGAGTATTCAAATGTTCTGATTTTATGCTTCTAGGTCGTTGATGAATTCTCTGCCATTTTGCATCTCCCCAACGAGACTCCGATACCTATGGAAGCTGATCATAGGGGTTTGTGCAAGTACCTGACGCCCTCTGACTCTTGCTATCGGACTGTGTTCAACTGTATTGAGGAGTTGATGGATAGCTTGATTGAGACTTCAGAACAGCCTTGTAGGTAGAAATAGCACAAGCTTCATGTGGCTTGTACGGCAATCCAACTGATGTTGGCTCGTTACAGACTTTGATTCATCCCAACGCGAATTTCTCTCCAAGCTCAGAGCTGTTGACCATGATACTGTCCTAAGCAAGATACCGGGAGGATGGACTCGATCGTCAAGGTGGTTTTTGGAACTTCCTGAGTTCAAATCTTGG encodes:
- a CDS encoding uncharacterized protein (expressed protein), giving the protein MIFVCHSLGGIVFKQALVIAHEKETRYGSIEEAVAGVIFLGTPHRGADIAYWSKLLAKFANVLTAGKMREDLLKALAPKSTELGTICSQFVERGMRLQIFSLYERHETSGLGSLVVDEFSAILHLPNETPIPMEADHRGLCKYLTPSDSCYRTVFNCIEELMDSLIETSEQPCR